CAAGCAATCAAACCTCTATTTATTCAAACCATTGCGGGCAAAATTATTTATGGGTACGTCTTAGTTCCGTTTGATTACATCACCTATCCCATAGAAAGCACTTGGAATATTTTAGTATTACTTTTTATAATTGCGCTTACTTTTAAATTTGTCCGAAATGGACTTTGGAAAATGCTAAAAAGTAGATTTATTAAAATAGTTGGAAAGGATAGGCTAGAATATTTACTTCGGTTTGAAAATCTTTTGCGGTACGCTAATTACAACTCTCAAGGTGGGATTTTTTCAAAACTTACCCAACAATATCCTCCCAATACTCAATTTGTTGTCCTGCCCATGGATATGGAATATATGGATGCCGATATAGTTCCTGTTTCCTATCTCAAACAGATGGATGAATTAATAGCTTTAAAAAACATTAGTAAAAATAAAGATGTTCTTCTTCCTTTTGTTTTTGTTGACCCAAGGCGAATAGAGAAACAAACTGAAATTGACCCATTCTTTAAATATGATGATAGTAGCCCTGACGAAATTAAACTTGAAAATTGCCGTTTAAAAACATATTTAGATGATGGAGCATGTGGCATAAAAATTTATCCTGCTTTGGGTTATTACCCTTTTGATAAAAAGCTTTTGCCCCTTTGGTTATATTGTGCGCAGAACGAAATACCTATAACCACCCATTGTTCTGTTGGACCCATTTTTTATCGAGGCGATAAAAAAGTGGAGTGGGATAGACATCCCATTTTTGAAGAAGTAATTTCTAATGATGAGAACGGCCAGCCCAAACCCCCTGAAAAATTACGATTACAACAAATTAGGAATATAGATTTTCAGGCCAACTTTACCCATCCACTCAACTATACTTGTTTACTAATACCAGAATATTTGAAAAGTCTTCTAGAATTGGAAGAATACCAACATCTTCAATTGCTATTTGGTTATTCCAAAGAAGGCCTTAAACGAGATTTAAGTAATTTAAAAATAAATTTGGCTCATTATGGAGGATCAGAAAATTGGGACGAATTTTTGGCTAAAGATCGCGAGCAAGAAGCAAATGAAATTTTTAATAACCCTACTGTTGGGCTTAACTTAAAAAAGGATCTCTTAAACCTTACGAATCTATATAGGCATTGGCACTATACGGAATGGTTTAGCTTAATAAGTTCTATGATAATTGAGTTTGATAATGTTTACACGGACATTAGCTATACTACCCATGAAAACAAATATCTTAATCTATTATCTGAAATATTAAATAATCCTGAAATAAAAGATCGGGTGTTGTTTGGAACCGACTTTTATGTGGTTAGCAATCAAAAGACAGAAAAACAATATTGGATAGATATGAAAAATATGATGGGAGATGAAAAGTGGAACTCTATTTCATATAAAAATCCCAAACGTTTCTTATATCATAAAGTTTTTAAGTAGTTGAAAATTTCAACCATCGCTAAAGAATCTAATTTACAATATTCCAAAAGGTCTTGGCGTATTTGCTCTTTTTCTTCTTTGTTAGTATCATTAAAAGCAATCTTACCCCAAGTATCCATAGCCATGGTTCCATCTTTTACTTCAAGGGTATCATAACTTAATTCTGGTACCAAAACAGGAAGTATCTTTTTAATGGATGATGACCCTTTAAAACGATAATCAACATATTCTTTTTGAAATAGCTTTTCTAAATCAAAGGTATTCTTATTGATATAGGTTAAATATTCTTTAAACCTGGGCATCCATTCCATCATACGGTCGTTCGCGCTATTTTCGTATGAGGCATGCCATGAAACAAAGGTTCCCTGCTTGTCCGTAAATTGTTCCATTTGTTCTATCATAGTTGATGGAAACTCTAAAGTATCGGCTAGATATTCAAAATGGGTCAATTCCCCATTTTCAGATAGGGTGTGCATACTTACTTGAAAAGGAATCTGTTCAAAAGGTTTGGTACCATTCAGTCTGGGTACTGCAGAACCATAAGCCTCATAATCATAGAAGTGCAAAGGAAACTCAAGTTTGGCCAATGTATTCTGTATTCCTTCTGTATTAATTATGGCTTTTCCTTGCTCAAATGATTTTAATTGTAGTTTTTGATATGTAGATAATTCAAAATCTTTGGGAATTGTTTTGAAACCTAGTGCGTTTTGTATCACTAGATTGGTTATCTTTTTTTCTGAAATTCGCTTTAGCTCATAGATTGAAGGGCTTGTAACCCCGGGATTAAAAATCGAAAATGCATCACAATGGTTTGTTCTTGTCTTGCAAAGACAAGAACAGCTTTTCAACTCTAAATATTCTTTAGAAAGTAAGTCTATTGCATCGTTTATTTGAGATGTACTTGTAGAATAAACTTCTGCAACTTCTTGAGTTACTTCTGTTATTGCAAGAAACTCTTTAGGCTTAATTTCGCCTTGCTTTAAATAGTTGCTATTCACATGTATTACGCTGCATCTGACAACTGATATCCCATTCTGTTCTAATACATTTTTTTGAAAACAAAGGTCAAAAACGTGATCATGGTTTTTACTACGGCTTACTTTAGATGAAGATTTTACCTCATATAAATGCCAAGTATCATTTTCTAATTTCTCCAAAATGTCTATTCGTGCGTATAGGCCTGTTTCTGTTTTAAAAGAGGGTTGTAAAAAAACCGTAGCATATTGGGCTAATGCTTCTTTGGTTTTCGTGGTTGATAAGAACTCAGGTAGATCAACAGGATTTTCAAATAATGCTGCAGCGTAGGCCTCTACTTCATAACCTTCTTCGGTTAATTTTTTTAGAAAAAGGGATTGCTCAGCCTCTGGGTAGTCCTCTGGTTTATTTTTCTTGAACCACAAGCTCTCTGGGCATTGCAGGTAGTGAATAAAGTCGGTCTTAGTTAGCTGCATGCTGTACGTATAGAAGTTACTTTGTCTGAAATTGATATGATTGCTTAATAAGGCTCATCAGATAATCTAAATCATCATTTGATTTAATAGCTGCTTCGTAATCACCAATACCCCAATGACCAACATCAGAAACATCTCTAAATAAACCTTTTGGGTCATCTAATGTGCTTGCCTTTAGGTTAATTCTTACTTTTAATTGTTTTCTTTGAATTTCCAAATCAGTGATGACCCGCTTATTTAATTTGAATCCGATATAAAACTTTGTAGGTACCATATCAATTTCTCCAAGGTCTAGAATACGGTCTCTTAATTGCGAATATATTTCTCTTGTTTCATCTGTACCTTTATCAAGATGATCTTGTTCAGTATAAACTACAATTTCTTTATTAATTTGTTTGGTAATATCATCGTTTGAGGTGATTGTCTTAACACTTGCTTGACTTGAAGACTTATGTTGATTAAGAACAATTGTATTGTTAGAATATTTTTTGATTTCCCATAATTCAAAGGGTAAATCCTTAAAATCAATGCTTTGTTTTTGAAACAATGTAAATTGAGGAGAGATAAAAATAACCTTAGATTGGCTCCAATCAACATCTCCCTTCTTTAGTAATTTATTGGTTTGTTCTTGATACTCGAGAATAAAATCTGCTTTGTTGTTTAAAAGAAGTGATAGGTAGGAGTAACCTTGGTCAATAACCGAATAGCTTTTCCCCTTCTTATATTCAATAATGGTAAAGGATTTACTTTGCTCATCGAAGCTTAGTGTGTCTACTCGAAGACCATTTAATTGAAATTCTGATTTGACAAATTCTAAACCAAAAAGAGCAGAGAGGTTGTTTTCTACCAATTTTTGAATGTCCTTTTCTAATTTGAAAGGAATATTTTTTATTTCTTTTAGCTCGTTCTTTTGTAATTGGTACAAATTCATCCTTAATTAAGTTTATGAGATTTTACGAACACACTGATACAATCGTTTTTCGATATTTTCTGATTCTAGAAGAAATTTAAAGTAGCTGTACTTAAGTATTCCCCCTGTCGAATTGGTAATCATGTATTTAGCCTCTTTTAATTCTTCCTTTTTGAATGTTTCAAAATCTTCATGTCGCTCCAGTGCTCTTTTAAAACGTTTTTCAAGAATTTCAAACCATGTCGTTTCGTATTGCTTGATTATAAACTTATATTTCGCATTTAAACGATAGACATCTAACCAAGTTTCTAGTTCTTGGTCAATTTTAGCATTTCTTCTAATTTCTAGATGCCATTTTACCCTTTTAAGTAGGGTTTTTAAATCGGACTTTTCATATGGTTCTTCCTTAATTATTGAAATATGCAGCGAATCTGGAGTTAATTTTTCATCGTAGGGGTTGTATGCCCTACGCTTTACTCCTTTGTTATCGTATAAAACATCTAAGTCTTTTTTTTCTTTTGAATTACATTTATGACATGTAGGAAATAGTAAATCGAAGTTTATAGATATGAATGGATATTTTGCCTTTGCCAAATAATGATCGTATGCTTCCCTATGTTTATCCTCTGGAGGATCAAACTTTTCTAAGCCACAAAAAGGACAGATAAATCCTCCATATATAGATTTACTTATTAAATCCTTATAATGCGATTTAACAGAACCAAAATCAGTTTCCATTGCTTTGACAAGCGGATATTCATCCCAAAGAGAGGTTAAAAAAGGTTTAAGTATATCTGCCATAGCCGGATGTAAGGCTTCGTAGGGCACTAGATATTTACTATTGTCGGTGAGGCATTTAATATCGTTATTTACAGTAAAAGCGTCTTTTAACTGTATTTTGGCTGATGACGGAAGGTAGTAGTAAACCACAACTATTTTCTTAAGAGGCTCTTCTAACCTCTTTTTAGAATCCCTGACAATTTTTTTAAAATCAGGATGAATTAATTTTTCTTCATCATAGATTGCTAAATCTAGTTTGAATATTTTCTCAAAAACATAACTAATATGCCTATGAAAACCGGTGATTTTATGTGATATTTTATTGTAACTGTAAATCATTGGTTGGTGGTGGCATTAGGTTATCGTCATCACTATTAAATTCTTCTTCTTTTTCCATTAAATAGCTATACACATCGAATTTCTCAATCGACTCTCCGAATTCTAATAAGCTTCTTTTAACTCTAGCTATGTCTTCCTTAGTTTGCAAGCTTTCTTTCAATTGAATCAACTTTTCATTGGAAAAATCAGAAATTGAAATATCTCTGTTGAAAATGAGCTCTAATAAAAAAGTAATCGAACTGCCATGTGTTTGTAATTCAGGATTTGTAAATATTCCATTTTCAAATTTGTAAACATTTTCTTTAAAACTGTCTGAAATAACAAATGGGGAGTGTGTAGTTAAAATGACTTCTTGTTGCCTCACTCGAGAAACTCGTTTATTACTATCAAATTCTACTCCGGTAATTTTATTTAAAATACTTATCATTTTCGCACGCCACATAGGGTTAAAATGTGTATTTGGCTCATCAAAAAGAAAAAGGCAGCCTGGTTCTTCCATCATTAAAACGGACCCAATTACTTGACTAAATTGATGTTCCCCATCAGAAAGCGATTTGTAAAATATTTCTTTAATTTCATTTTCTGCCCTATCAATAATCTTATCAACAGTTATTTTTTCTATTCTAAATATTAGACTTGATGGGTCAACCTTTGGCATCTCGTCTGATAAGTTCAAAGTCTTATGGGCATTCATTATCAATTTACGTGTCATGACAGGAACCGTGTGTAAATTGAGTGTGTCAAATTCATAAAAGACTTTGAATAGATCAAAAGCATTTTTGAAATGAAATTTAAAAGCTTCTATCGTCGCTTGGTTGACTTTATAATCTAATATAACTTTAGATATGAAACCTGTTTTACTTTCTTCTTCATAGTACGTTGTTGCGCATAGTTTTAAACTTTGAAGTTCTTTCTGCAGGCGATAACCTAAGGCAACATTTTTATTTTTATAATCAATAAGGTTGAGGGTAATTCTAAAATTGTTGAGACCTTCAACGGCAAGTATATTTTTATAGTAGTCAAGATTAACCTTCTTAGCTAGCAGCATATTACAAATAAACACCGAGAAATTTGATTCATAATCCATGAAAAACAGGGTGTTTTTCTCCATGGGATTATGGTTTGGTCCTTTTTGTTTATCACCCTCTAACTGTTTAAAATAATGAT
This genomic window from Maribacter sp. MJ134 contains:
- a CDS encoding DUF5655 domain-containing protein; translated protein: MNLYQLQKNELKEIKNIPFKLEKDIQKLVENNLSALFGLEFVKSEFQLNGLRVDTLSFDEQSKSFTIIEYKKGKSYSVIDQGYSYLSLLLNNKADFILEYQEQTNKLLKKGDVDWSQSKVIFISPQFTLFQKQSIDFKDLPFELWEIKKYSNNTIVLNQHKSSSQASVKTITSNDDITKQINKEIVVYTEQDHLDKGTDETREIYSQLRDRILDLGEIDMVPTKFYIGFKLNKRVITDLEIQRKQLKVRINLKASTLDDPKGLFRDVSDVGHWGIGDYEAAIKSNDDLDYLMSLIKQSYQFQTK
- a CDS encoding DUF2779 domain-containing protein; this encodes MQLTKTDFIHYLQCPESLWFKKNKPEDYPEAEQSLFLKKLTEEGYEVEAYAAALFENPVDLPEFLSTTKTKEALAQYATVFLQPSFKTETGLYARIDILEKLENDTWHLYEVKSSSKVSRSKNHDHVFDLCFQKNVLEQNGISVVRCSVIHVNSNYLKQGEIKPKEFLAITEVTQEVAEVYSTSTSQINDAIDLLSKEYLELKSCSCLCKTRTNHCDAFSIFNPGVTSPSIYELKRISEKKITNLVIQNALGFKTIPKDFELSTYQKLQLKSFEQGKAIINTEGIQNTLAKLEFPLHFYDYEAYGSAVPRLNGTKPFEQIPFQVSMHTLSENGELTHFEYLADTLEFPSTMIEQMEQFTDKQGTFVSWHASYENSANDRMMEWMPRFKEYLTYINKNTFDLEKLFQKEYVDYRFKGSSSIKKILPVLVPELSYDTLEVKDGTMAMDTWGKIAFNDTNKEEKEQIRQDLLEYCKLDSLAMVEIFNYLKTL
- a CDS encoding amidohydrolase family protein, with protein sequence MKKYYEPPEGHYSYTQRNKRWSTYQNRIEIKRNPILKYGLLLIKILTWVAFVYYFLQAIKPLFIQTIAGKIIYGYVLVPFDYITYPIESTWNILVLLFIIALTFKFVRNGLWKMLKSRFIKIVGKDRLEYLLRFENLLRYANYNSQGGIFSKLTQQYPPNTQFVVLPMDMEYMDADIVPVSYLKQMDELIALKNISKNKDVLLPFVFVDPRRIEKQTEIDPFFKYDDSSPDEIKLENCRLKTYLDDGACGIKIYPALGYYPFDKKLLPLWLYCAQNEIPITTHCSVGPIFYRGDKKVEWDRHPIFEEVISNDENGQPKPPEKLRLQQIRNIDFQANFTHPLNYTCLLIPEYLKSLLELEEYQHLQLLFGYSKEGLKRDLSNLKINLAHYGGSENWDEFLAKDREQEANEIFNNPTVGLNLKKDLLNLTNLYRHWHYTEWFSLISSMIIEFDNVYTDISYTTHENKYLNLLSEILNNPEIKDRVLFGTDFYVVSNQKTEKQYWIDMKNMMGDEKWNSISYKNPKRFLYHKVFK
- a CDS encoding restriction system-associated AAA family ATPase, coding for MRIRSIEILGNSFRSLKPNQRFEFNNSKDTKQLSTKIFAGLNGSGKSNFLELFSEVFYYLELYHLPSASEEDRLGKSFGFIIEYYLPYVSVQTGIHNQDEEQYLVRISKKLGEHPEFSLHFNKEKDSRRVDYTGPEGETKDILPKKVIAYTSGQNELLSNPYHKVRYHYFKQLEGDKQKGPNHNPMEKNTLFFMDYESNFSVFICNMLLAKKVNLDYYKNILAVEGLNNFRITLNLIDYKNKNVALGYRLQKELQSLKLCATTYYEEESKTGFISKVILDYKVNQATIEAFKFHFKNAFDLFKVFYEFDTLNLHTVPVMTRKLIMNAHKTLNLSDEMPKVDPSSLIFRIEKITVDKIIDRAENEIKEIFYKSLSDGEHQFSQVIGSVLMMEEPGCLFLFDEPNTHFNPMWRAKMISILNKITGVEFDSNKRVSRVRQQEVILTTHSPFVISDSFKENVYKFENGIFTNPELQTHGSSITFLLELIFNRDISISDFSNEKLIQLKESLQTKEDIARVKRSLLEFGESIEKFDVYSYLMEKEEEFNSDDDNLMPPPTNDLQLQ